A single genomic interval of Spirochaetota bacterium harbors:
- the hisD gene encoding histidinol dehydrogenase, translating into MLTEASEVSLTRAVTFDEKILRTVSGIVEDVRKSGEEAVKRYVREFDSPAAADISLIVPKSELESCAKFADARVLKAVLTAKSNIEKFHILERERSFFTAGADVMLGQSIVPLDRVAVYVPGGKAFYPSTLLMTVIPAMIAGVPDITIVTPPDRNGAVREEICYLAQLLGAARIVKAGGAQGIAYAAFGGKDLVPVDKIVGPGNVYVTLAKKLVYGYCAVDMLAGPSEIMIIADDSADAGCIARDLISQAEHDEDASSILVTTSRELIRAVNEKLPAYVSASKRRAIAEASIQKNGKSILVESLERAFAAANKYGPEHLEVITRLSDAEVIGSVKNAGALFLGENTPEALGDYLIGTNHVLPTWGASRFSSPLGVYDFYRRVNVIRASKRYITTAGEDVIALAEYEGLSAHADAVRERQSR; encoded by the coding sequence ATGCTCACCGAGGCGTCGGAAGTATCACTTACTCGCGCCGTCACTTTCGATGAAAAGATACTCCGCACGGTAAGCGGTATCGTCGAGGATGTACGGAAGAGCGGCGAGGAAGCCGTAAAGCGCTATGTCCGCGAATTCGATTCGCCCGCAGCAGCGGATATATCGCTCATCGTCCCGAAAAGCGAGCTTGAATCATGCGCGAAATTCGCGGATGCGCGCGTCCTTAAAGCGGTACTGACCGCAAAATCGAACATCGAGAAATTCCATATCCTTGAGCGCGAGCGTTCGTTCTTTACAGCCGGCGCTGATGTCATGCTCGGGCAGAGCATCGTGCCGCTCGACCGCGTGGCGGTATACGTCCCCGGCGGCAAGGCGTTCTATCCCTCGACATTGCTCATGACCGTGATACCGGCGATGATAGCCGGTGTGCCCGACATCACCATCGTCACCCCGCCGGACAGGAACGGCGCCGTGCGCGAGGAGATATGCTATCTCGCACAGCTCCTCGGTGCGGCACGGATAGTGAAAGCGGGCGGTGCGCAGGGCATCGCGTATGCGGCGTTCGGCGGCAAGGACCTCGTGCCCGTGGACAAGATCGTCGGTCCGGGCAATGTCTATGTCACGCTCGCGAAAAAGCTCGTGTACGGCTACTGCGCCGTCGATATGCTCGCCGGGCCCTCGGAGATAATGATAATAGCCGACGACAGCGCTGATGCAGGCTGCATCGCACGTGATCTTATTTCGCAGGCGGAACACGATGAGGACGCATCGTCGATACTGGTAACGACATCGCGCGAGCTCATACGCGCGGTGAACGAGAAGCTCCCGGCGTACGTGAGCGCATCGAAACGACGCGCCATCGCCGAAGCCTCGATACAAAAGAACGGCAAGTCGATACTTGTGGAATCGCTCGAACGTGCGTTCGCCGCCGCCAATAAATACGGCCCCGAACACCTCGAAGTGATAACGCGCCTCTCCGACGCCGAGGTCATAGGCTCGGTGAAGAACGCAGGCGCGCTTTTTCTCGGTGAGAACACGCCGGAAGCGCTGGGGGATTATCTCATCGGGACGAACCATGTGCTCCCCACCTGGGGGGCAAGCCGCTTTTCATCGCCGCTCGGCGTATACGATTTCTATCGGCGGGTGAACGTTATCCGCGCGAGCAAACGATATATCACGACCGCCGGCGAGGATGTCATCGCACTCGCGGAATATGAAGGCCTTTCAGCGCACGCGGATGCAGTGCGAGAGCGGCAGAGCCGATAA
- a CDS encoding tetratricopeptide repeat protein: MNEQEKKPAMTNERMRAVLIEVLTKYRVAIGLGALAAVTAIIIIIGYSFVQQGRMVKANEVYERGFSLFLQSRRAGNVLEMNQMLNDAVTSLQDAEKKASGTPLSLRAKYFLGNSFYYMKNQTEAVKQLTAVSTHRSFYLAPQAMYDLILISIEGSNYDDALNYGSKFMKAWPKSYLAGEVVMTMSMVERKLNRREKAITLLKDFLKANPDSVYKKRMAERVSLLEARVI; this comes from the coding sequence ATGAACGAGCAGGAAAAAAAACCGGCAATGACCAATGAGCGAATGCGGGCCGTACTTATCGAAGTACTCACGAAATACCGCGTTGCCATAGGCCTCGGCGCCCTGGCGGCGGTGACCGCCATCATCATCATCATCGGATATTCCTTCGTACAGCAGGGCCGCATGGTGAAAGCGAACGAGGTCTATGAGCGGGGTTTCTCGCTCTTCCTGCAGTCGCGCCGCGCCGGCAATGTCCTTGAAATGAACCAGATGCTGAACGATGCGGTCACGTCGCTTCAGGATGCGGAAAAGAAAGCGAGCGGAACACCGCTCTCGCTCCGTGCGAAGTATTTCCTCGGCAACTCGTTCTACTACATGAAGAACCAGACCGAGGCGGTCAAGCAGCTTACGGCGGTCAGCACTCATCGCTCGTTCTATCTCGCCCCGCAGGCGATGTACGATCTTATCCTCATATCCATCGAGGGCAGCAATTACGATGACGCGCTCAATTATGGGTCGAAATTCATGAAGGCTTGGCCGAAGTCATACCTTGCCGGCGAAGTCGTCATGACGATGTCCATGGTGGAGCGTAAGCTCAATCGCCGCGAGAAGGCGATAACCCTTCTCAAAGACTTCCTCAAGGCGAACCCGGACAGCGTGTACAAGAAAAGAATGGCCGAGCGCGTGTCCCTCCTTGAAGCCAGGGTCATCTGA
- a CDS encoding pseudouridine synthase, whose protein sequence is MNPGIRLQVILSRAGIGSRRSCEKLIAEGRVTVNGAVVTELGTRIRTTDIVSFDGKAIANEAMVYFAFHKPMNVMSTMAKLRGKRSIADYVDDMPYRIFYAGRLDFNSRGLMILTNDGAFAHRITHPSFEIIKEYRVTVKGLVRAEDFARARKGIIHEGVSYRFRGCEVLTADDERSVLRVLMNEGKRREIRIVCDALGHHVTDLVRVAIGTVVLGKLLPGAMRPLSDAEKASFQG, encoded by the coding sequence ATGAATCCCGGCATACGGCTTCAGGTGATACTCTCGCGCGCGGGCATCGGCTCACGGCGCTCCTGCGAGAAGCTCATCGCGGAGGGACGCGTTACCGTGAACGGGGCTGTCGTCACCGAGCTTGGGACGCGCATACGCACGACCGATATCGTTTCCTTTGACGGCAAGGCGATAGCGAACGAAGCGATGGTCTACTTCGCCTTCCACAAACCGATGAATGTCATGAGCACGATGGCGAAACTCCGCGGCAAGCGTTCCATCGCCGATTATGTCGACGATATGCCGTACCGTATCTTCTACGCAGGACGATTGGATTTCAACTCGCGCGGGCTCATGATACTCACCAATGACGGCGCGTTCGCACACCGCATCACGCATCCGTCATTCGAGATAATAAAGGAATATCGTGTTACGGTGAAAGGGCTTGTCCGTGCGGAGGACTTCGCCCGTGCGCGCAAGGGCATCATCCATGAGGGCGTATCCTATCGCTTCCGCGGATGCGAGGTACTGACAGCGGACGATGAGCGTTCCGTGCTCCGCGTGCTCATGAACGAGGGCAAACGCCGGGAGATACGCATCGTCTGCGATGCCCTCGGTCATCATGTGACCGATCTCGTGCGTGTCGCCATCGGCACGGTCGTGCTCGGGAAGCTTCTACCCGGGGCGATGCGGCCGCTCTCGGACGCGGAAAAGGCGTCTTTTCAGGGCTGA
- a CDS encoding RluA family pseudouridine synthase: protein MTAKTTARALTVLKEGLPQYSRTELEALFTEGRVRYDGHRIKKSERISEGGVLSVDITDGAGITANPAISLSIVFEDESIIAVNKPPFMHTVPLRHDDTDTLMNAVAAHCGKTPEAGGVLNAGSVNRLDHETTGLVLAAKSDQAFGTLSTTYRSERTEKYYLARVAGTPPGHMLMEDVLVKERSGEKEKMRVGDVRGLRARAELTLLARCPDTMDECYVLLRLITGVRHQLRVQLASRGYPIVGDALYGGRENTTMLLHSLIVETHHPESDRRIMLCAVPPEMFWGDG, encoded by the coding sequence GTGACCGCAAAGACAACCGCGCGGGCGCTCACGGTCCTTAAAGAAGGGCTTCCGCAGTATTCGCGCACCGAGCTTGAAGCGCTTTTCACCGAGGGGCGCGTCCGATACGACGGCCATCGCATAAAAAAAAGCGAGCGGATATCGGAAGGCGGTGTTCTTTCCGTCGATATCACTGACGGTGCCGGGATAACGGCGAATCCTGCCATTTCGCTTTCCATCGTTTTCGAGGATGAAAGCATCATCGCGGTGAATAAACCCCCCTTCATGCATACGGTGCCGCTTCGGCATGACGACACGGACACGCTCATGAACGCCGTTGCCGCGCATTGCGGGAAAACGCCCGAGGCGGGCGGCGTGCTCAATGCGGGGAGCGTCAACAGGCTCGATCATGAAACGACGGGGCTTGTGCTCGCGGCAAAGAGCGATCAGGCGTTCGGAACGCTCAGCACGACATATCGATCAGAACGCACGGAAAAATACTACCTTGCGCGAGTGGCCGGCACACCGCCGGGGCATATGCTCATGGAAGATGTGCTCGTGAAGGAGCGCTCGGGTGAGAAAGAGAAAATGCGCGTCGGCGATGTACGCGGACTGCGCGCGCGCGCGGAACTCACGCTGCTTGCCCGATGCCCTGATACAATGGATGAATGCTATGTGCTCCTGCGATTGATCACCGGCGTGCGGCATCAGCTGCGCGTGCAATTGGCATCGCGCGGATATCCGATAGTCGGCGATGCGCTCTACGGAGGACGGGAGAATACGACCATGCTCCTCCATTCGCTCATCGTTGAGACGCATCACCCGGAGAGCGACAGACGAATCATGCTCTGCGCTGTGCCGCCGGAAATGTTCTGGGGTGACGGATGA
- the trpS gene encoding tryptophan--tRNA ligase — protein MAQKIMLSGIQPTGDLHIGNYLGAIKNWVSLLDDYFGFFFIVDYHAITIPYDPKAMRSRIHAAAVEYLASGLDPEKCIIYVQSEVRAHTELTWIFNTVTPMAELERMTQFKDKSAQHEEINVGLFDYPVLMAADILLYHPDAVPVGEDQVQHLELTRMIVRKFNARFGEYFKEPRTILSEAKRIIGLDGERKMSKSLNNHIPLRATPEETEKLLLAAVTDVNRKRRTDSGNPDVCNVYSLHKFFTPDAEREECAKQCRSAGIGCVDCKKILAKHMNAALAPVRERIAEYSKKPDYISDVLETGRKRAAEISEKTLDEVRSLLGISALHRP, from the coding sequence ATGGCACAGAAGATAATGTTAAGCGGCATACAGCCGACGGGGGACCTTCACATCGGCAATTATCTGGGCGCGATAAAGAACTGGGTATCGCTCCTCGATGATTATTTCGGTTTCTTCTTCATCGTCGACTATCACGCGATAACGATACCCTACGACCCGAAGGCGATGCGCTCGCGAATTCACGCCGCCGCGGTGGAATATCTCGCTTCAGGACTTGACCCTGAGAAGTGCATCATCTACGTGCAGTCGGAAGTGCGCGCGCACACCGAACTCACCTGGATATTCAACACGGTCACACCCATGGCCGAGCTTGAGCGCATGACGCAGTTCAAGGACAAGTCCGCGCAGCATGAGGAGATCAATGTCGGACTTTTCGATTATCCCGTACTCATGGCGGCGGATATCCTCCTCTATCATCCCGATGCGGTGCCGGTGGGCGAAGACCAGGTACAGCATCTCGAACTCACGCGCATGATAGTGCGGAAATTCAACGCGCGTTTCGGCGAGTACTTCAAGGAGCCAAGGACGATACTCTCCGAGGCAAAGCGCATCATCGGCCTTGACGGCGAGCGGAAGATGAGCAAGTCGCTCAATAATCACATACCGCTCCGCGCAACGCCGGAGGAGACGGAAAAGCTTCTCCTCGCCGCGGTCACCGACGTGAACCGCAAGCGGCGTACGGACTCGGGCAACCCCGACGTCTGCAATGTCTACAGCCTTCATAAATTCTTTACACCGGACGCGGAACGCGAGGAATGCGCGAAGCAATGCCGATCTGCCGGCATCGGCTGCGTAGACTGCAAGAAGATACTCGCGAAGCATATGAACGCGGCGCTCGCGCCCGTCCGCGAACGGATAGCCGAGTACTCAAAGAAACCCGATTACATTTCGGACGTGCTCGAGACCGGCAGGAAGCGTGCCGCGGAGATATCGGAAAAGACGCTCGATGAAGTGCGCTCGCTATTGGGGATCTCGGCGCTCCATCGCCCGTAG
- a CDS encoding FAD-binding protein, with the protein MYQGYKQLSVYAEKRGLELKESFPLKSMTPLRVGGVIDRLLTVSTEEDLLAVHEILRAESIPSVILGDATNILLSERGFQGVALRLKGAFTEMSFSGDTCTAGGGVGMEVLSRRARMEKLSGLEFASTLPGTVGGATAKNATCFGISFSDIITRVRSIAPDGTIEERMTSEIRFGERESDLGGSVVIGVTMQLEASTEDNIQTTTEKYRYIRGILQPSSRSSGLIFKDPPGNKAYKMIERVGAANLVINGAKWYKQFPNYIVSSGTATADDVYRLIVETQKLVYQHYNAELNLNLLLLGEFGV; encoded by the coding sequence TTGTATCAGGGCTATAAACAATTATCCGTCTATGCGGAAAAGCGCGGTCTGGAACTGAAGGAAAGCTTTCCATTAAAGAGCATGACGCCCTTGCGCGTAGGCGGTGTCATCGACAGGCTCCTTACCGTTTCAACGGAGGAAGACCTTCTCGCCGTGCATGAGATACTCCGTGCTGAGTCCATCCCCTCGGTGATACTCGGCGATGCGACGAACATCCTGTTATCGGAGCGCGGTTTCCAGGGCGTAGCGCTTCGCTTGAAGGGCGCGTTCACCGAGATGAGCTTTTCCGGCGATACGTGCACGGCGGGCGGCGGCGTGGGCATGGAAGTGCTCTCTCGCAGGGCGCGCATGGAGAAACTTTCCGGTCTCGAATTCGCGAGCACGCTCCCGGGTACGGTGGGCGGCGCAACGGCGAAGAACGCCACCTGCTTCGGCATATCGTTCTCGGATATCATCACCCGCGTGCGCTCGATAGCCCCCGACGGCACTATCGAGGAGCGCATGACGTCCGAGATACGCTTCGGTGAACGAGAGAGCGACCTCGGGGGCTCGGTGGTCATCGGCGTGACGATGCAGCTTGAGGCGTCCACCGAGGATAATATTCAGACCACGACGGAAAAGTATCGATATATCCGGGGCATTCTGCAGCCGTCGTCGCGTTCGAGCGGGCTCATCTTCAAGGACCCGCCGGGGAACAAGGCGTACAAGATGATCGAGCGTGTCGGCGCGGCGAACCTCGTCATCAACGGCGCGAAGTGGTATAAGCAATTCCCCAATTACATCGTTTCGAGCGGCACGGCCACCGCCGATGATGTGTACCGGCTCATCGTGGAAACACAGAAACTCGTCTATCAGCATTACAATGCCGAGCTCAATCTCAATCTGCTTCTGCTCGGCGAATTCGGCGTATAG
- the murC gene encoding UDP-N-acetylmuramate--L-alanine ligase, whose product MFAEKQKIHFIGIGGIGMSGIARILLSMGYKVSGSDLHRGDVSDALARKGAHVFEGHARANVMPDVALVVTSSAIRPDNPEIAEARKRGIVIIHRSEMLAELMRLRYGIAISGTHGKTTTTSLVSHLLTDAGLKPTSVIGGKYFNINSNANFGTGRYLVCEADESDGSFLRLSPVIAVVTNIDNDHLDHYKTETALAAAFTEFVNSVPFYGSAFLCFEDKAVRKMAAHVNKRYYRYGFDKEFDIAATKIRRSGAGCEFSVTLFGKDIGEFHIPLFGDHNILNTLAAIGVASSLKVKPDRIRRSLTGFAGVGRRLNLVHDGDIRVFDDYGHHPTEIKATLAALKQAVSGRLVVVFQPHRYSRTAALYRDFGKAFGKADSVIVTDIYPAGEKPMSGVNGKLIYKELVKNGVSVRFASRDDVVSAMHETSKNGDTVLTLGAGDIYKAGERFVSGL is encoded by the coding sequence ATGTTCGCAGAAAAACAGAAGATACATTTCATCGGCATCGGCGGCATCGGCATGAGCGGCATTGCACGCATACTCCTTTCGATGGGATACAAAGTGAGCGGGAGCGACCTCCATCGCGGCGACGTGAGCGATGCGCTCGCGCGAAAAGGCGCGCATGTCTTCGAAGGCCACGCACGGGCGAACGTCATGCCCGATGTGGCGCTCGTCGTCACCTCCTCGGCGATACGCCCCGACAATCCCGAGATAGCGGAAGCGAGAAAACGGGGCATCGTGATAATACACCGCTCGGAAATGCTCGCCGAATTGATGCGCCTTCGCTACGGCATTGCCATTTCCGGCACGCACGGCAAGACCACGACGACATCGCTCGTAAGCCATCTCCTCACCGACGCGGGACTGAAGCCCACCTCGGTCATCGGCGGGAAATATTTCAATATCAATTCCAATGCGAATTTCGGCACCGGCAGATATCTCGTCTGCGAGGCGGATGAGAGCGACGGCTCCTTCCTGCGCCTCTCGCCGGTCATCGCGGTGGTGACCAATATCGATAATGACCACCTCGACCATTACAAGACCGAAACGGCGCTCGCCGCCGCGTTCACCGAATTCGTCAATTCCGTGCCGTTCTACGGCTCGGCGTTCCTCTGCTTCGAGGACAAGGCCGTCAGGAAAATGGCGGCGCATGTCAATAAGCGTTATTACCGCTACGGCTTCGACAAGGAATTCGATATTGCCGCGACGAAGATACGCCGTTCGGGCGCAGGCTGCGAATTCTCCGTAACGCTCTTCGGAAAGGACATCGGTGAATTTCACATCCCGCTCTTCGGCGACCATAATATACTCAACACGCTTGCCGCCATCGGTGTTGCTTCCTCGCTCAAGGTGAAGCCGGACCGCATACGCAGATCGCTTACGGGCTTCGCCGGTGTCGGACGGCGGCTTAATCTGGTGCATGACGGTGATATCCGCGTGTTCGATGACTACGGCCATCACCCCACCGAGATAAAGGCGACGCTTGCAGCGCTCAAGCAGGCGGTGAGCGGGCGGCTTGTCGTCGTGTTCCAGCCGCATCGCTACTCGCGGACGGCGGCGCTTTACCGCGATTTCGGCAAGGCGTTCGGCAAAGCCGACAGCGTCATCGTGACCGATATCTATCCCGCCGGGGAAAAGCCCATGTCCGGCGTGAACGGAAAGCTCATTTATAAAGAACTTGTGAAGAACGGTGTTTCGGTCCGTTTCGCTTCGCGCGATGATGTCGTGTCGGCTATGCACGAGACCTCAAAGAACGGCGATACGGTGCTTACGCTCGGGGCCGGCGATATATATAAGGCGGGAGAGCGTTTTGTATCAGGGCTATAA